Proteins from a single region of Urocitellus parryii isolate mUroPar1 chromosome 4, mUroPar1.hap1, whole genome shotgun sequence:
- the LOC113181663 gene encoding olfactory receptor 2AT4-like — MEITPCNGSGDSSVTFYLTGIPSLPKSLFLPIFFIFLLLYLLILMGNALILVAVVAEPSLHKPMYFFLINLSALDILFTTTTIPKMLSLFLLGDHLLSFPACFLQMYLFHGLSCSEAFLLVVMAYDRYVAICRPLHYPVHMTPQTNAALAASAWLTALLLPIPAVVQTSQMAFDNTAYIYHSFCDHLAVVQASCSDTTPQALMGFCIAMVVSFLPLLLVLLSYAHILASVLRIRSREGRSKAFSTCSSHLLVVGTYYSSIAVAYVAYRADLPLDFHIMGNVTYAILTPVLNPLIYTLRNKDVKAAIAKIACPQGPKNIGIP, encoded by the coding sequence ATGGAGATCACACCCTGTAATGGATCAGGGGACTCCTCCGTCACCTTCTACCTTACGGGTATTCCCTCTCTTCCAAAATCCCTCTTCCTTCctatcttcttcatcttccttctcctctacCTACTCATCCTCATGGGCAATGCCCTGATCCTGGTGGCTGTGGTGGCAGAGCCCAGCCTCCACaagcccatgtacttcttcctaaTTAATCTCTCAGCCCTGGACATTCTCTTTACTACAACCACTATCCCCAAGATGCTGTCCCTATTCCTGCTTGGGGACCACCTCCTCAGCTTCCCGGCCTGCTTTCTGCAGATGTACCTGTTCCATGGCCTCAGCTGCTCAGAAGCCTTCCTCCTGGTGGTCATGGCCTATGACCGATATGTGGCCATCTGCCGCCCACTGCACTACCCTGTCCACATGACCCCACAGACTAACGCTGCACTGGCGGCCAGTGCCTGGCTcactgccctcctcctgcccatcCCAGCAGTGGTCCAGACCTCCCAGATGGCATTCGACAATACTGCCTACATCTATCACAGCTTCTGTGACCACCTGGCTGTGGTCCAGGCCTCCTGCTCCGACACCACCCCCCAGGCCCTCATGGGCTTCTGCATCGCCATGGTggtctccttcctcccccttctcctggtGCTTCTGTCCTACGCTCACATCCTGGCCTCGGTGCTTCGCATCAGATCCCGAGAAGGACGTtccaaggccttctccacctgcagcTCCCACCTCCTGGTGGTGGGCACCTACTACTCGTCCATTGCCGTGGCCTATGTGGCCTACAGGGCTGACCTGCCCCTGGACTTCCACATCATGGGCAATGTGACCTATGCTATTCTCACACCTGTCCTCAACCCCCTCATTTACACACTGAGAAACAAGGATGTCAAAGCAGCCATTGCCAAAATAGCATGTCCCCAGGGGCCAAAGAACATTGGGATTCCCTGA
- the LOC113181662 gene encoding LOW QUALITY PROTEIN: olfactory receptor 2AT4 (The sequence of the model RefSeq protein was modified relative to this genomic sequence to represent the inferred CDS: deleted 2 bases in 1 codon): MEATTCNGSVDSTPVFYLVGIPSLPEFFFLPMFFIFLLFYLLILTGNALILVAVVAEPSLHKPMYFFLINLSALDILFTTTTVPKMLSLFLLGDHFLSFPSCLLQMYLFQSFTCSEAFLLVVMAYDRYVAICRPLHYPVHMTPQTNAALAASAWLTALLLPVPAVVKTSQMAYNNIAYIYHCFCDHFALVQASCSDTTPQTLMGFCIAMVVSFLPLLLVLLSYAHILASVLHIRSREGRSKAFSTCSSHLLVVGTYYSSIAVAYVAYRADLPLDFHIMGNVAYAILTPILNPLIYTLRNKDVKAAIMKIISQKPGRDRNI; this comes from the exons ATGGAGGCCACAACCTGTAACGGCTCAGTGGACAGCACCCCCGTCTTCTACCTGGTGGGCATCCCCTCTCTACCAGAGTTCTTCTTCCTCCCcatgttctttattttcctcctgTTCTACCTTCTCATTCTCACAGGTAATGCCCTGATCCTGGTGGCCGTGGTGGCAGAGCCAAGCCTTCACAAGCCCATGTACTTCTTTCTGATCAACCTCTCAGCCTTAGATATTCTTTTCACCACAACTACCGTCCCCAAGATGCTGTCCCTGTTCCTGCTTGGGGATCACTTCCTCAGCTTTCCTTCCTGCTTACTGCAGATGTACCTCTTTCAAAGCTTTACATGCTCAGAAGCCTTCCTCCTGGTGgtcatggcctatgaccgctacgTGGCCATCTGCCGCCCACTGCACTACCCCGTCCACATGACCCCACAGACTAATGCTGCACTGGCGGCCAGTGCCTGGCTcactgccctcctcctgcccgTCCCAGCGGTGGTAAAGACTTCCCAGATGGCATATAACAACATTGCCTACATCTATCACTGCTTCTGTGACCACTTTGCTCTAGTCCAGGCCTCCTGCTCCGACACCACCCCACAGACTCTCATGGGCTTCTGCATCGCCATGGTggtctccttcctcccccttctcctggtGCTTCTGTCCTACGCTCACATCCTGGCCTCGGTGCTTCACATCAGATCCCGAGAAGGACGTtccaaggccttctccacctgcagcTCCCACCTCCTGGTGGTGGGCACCTACTACTCGTCCATTGCTGTGGCCTATGTGGCCTACAGGGCTGACCTGCCCCTGGACTTCCACATCATGGGCAATGTGGCCTATGCTATTCTCACACCAATTCTTAACCCGCTCATTTATACCCTGAGAAATAAGGATGTCAAGGCTGCCATCATGAAAATT ATATCTCAAAAACCAGGCAGGGACAGGAACATTTAA
- the LOC113181701 gene encoding LOW QUALITY PROTEIN: olfactory receptor 2AT4-like (The sequence of the model RefSeq protein was modified relative to this genomic sequence to represent the inferred CDS: substituted 2 bases at 2 genomic stop codons): MELEDGVGHRRRGLESKAEQKWLFWPSLKEPSNSSEFMGTILMEAVDSPGGLEENLQSPSSLPVFLILFLIYLLIQMGNALLPVAVLAEASLHKPRSMHFLLINLPSPCNHYLQNAVPISVGDCFFCFSTYFXQMXLCHSYCCSEAFLLVVMAHDCYVAVCRPLHSPVHMTPHINAALVTSAWLTALLLPIPAVVQTSQMVYNNTAYIYHSFCDHLAVVLASCSNTTPQALMGFCIAMVVSFLPLLLVLLSYAHILASVLCISSREGHSKVFST, translated from the exons ATGGAGCTAGAGGATGGAGTGGGACACAGAAGAAGAGGACTTGAATCCAAAGCAGAGCAGAAGTGGCTCTTCTGGCCATCCCTGAAGGAACCCTCCAATTCCTCAGAGTTCATGGGCACAATCCTTATGGAGGCTGTGGATAGTCCTGGAGGCCTGGAGGAGAACCTCCAA agtccctcttccctccccgtcttcttgattttattcttaatcTACCTGCTCATCCAGATGGGTAACGCCCTGCTCCCAGTGGCTGTGCTGGCAGAGGCCAGCCTTCACAAGCCCCg ATCCATGCATTTCCTTCTGATCAACCTTCCCAGTCCTTGTAACCACTATCTCCAAAATGCTGTCCCTATTTCTGTTGGGGATTGCTTCTTCTGTTTCTCCACCTACTTCTAGCAAATGTAGCTTTGCCACAGCTACTGCTGCTCAGAAGCCTTCCTCCTGGTGGTCATGGCCCATGACTGCTATGTGGCTGTCTGTCGCCCACTGCACTCTCCCGTCCACATGACCCCTCACATCAATGCTGCACTGGTGACCAGTGCCTGGCTCACCGCCCTCCTCCTGCCCATCCCAGCAGTGGTCCAGACCTCCCAGATGGTATATAACAACACTGCCTACATCTATCACAGCTTCTGTGACcacctggctgtggtcctggCCTCCTGCTCCAACACCACCCCCCAGGCCCTCATGGGCTTCTGCATCGCCATGGTggtctccttcctcccccttctcctggtGCTTCTGTCCTACGCTCACATCCTGGCCTCGGTGCTTTGCATCAGCTCCCGAGAAGGACATTCAAAAGTCTTCTCCACCTGA